Proteins encoded together in one Variovorax paradoxus window:
- a CDS encoding 3-hydroxyacyl-CoA dehydrogenase/enoyl-CoA hydratase family protein, with product MSRFQVKKVAVLGAGVMGAQIAAHLVNVRVPVVLFDLPAKEGPKNGIVTRAIDNLKKLKPAPLGDVADAVLIEQANYEDDLAKLGECDLIIEAIAERMDWKLDLYKKIAPHVAKHSILASNTSGLSITKLSEALPEALKPRFCGIHFFNPPRYMFLVELINTPTTEPKVLDDLEAFVTSTLGKGVVRAHDTPNFIANRVGIAGMLATLKEVEKFGLTPDVVDDLTGKKLGRASSGTFRTADVVGLDTMAHVVKTLQDNLNAETDPFYANFSTPPVLAKLLELGNLGQKTKAGFFKKVGRDILRFDLKSGEYVPAGAKADEVYGRMLKKPAGERLKLLRESEGPQGQFLWAILRDSFHYAAVHLETIAESARDIDFAMRWGFGMKQGPFELWQEAGWAQVAKWVQEDIDAGKALSTAPLPKWVFEGPVAEAGGVHTPEGSWSASQGKFVPQRKLPVHDRQLFPESVLGANAADANTAGTTISDEGDVRVWTLDGEVLIASIHSKMHAISPDVAEALGAAVDLAEAEYKGLVIWSPDEMFSVGADLQAMLPAFVVAGIGAVEGAEEELQNVMLKIRYANVPVVSAVRGMALGGGCELAVYSSKRVAAMESYIGLVEVGVGLIPGAGGLTYIARRAAENAAASTGTDLLPFLTEGFTAAAMAKVGTGALDSKKLGYLLDSDVIVPNKDELLYVALQQAKAMADAGYRPPLRRTFRVAGRSGAATIKGQLVNMRDGGFISAHDFHIASLIANVVTGGDVDAGSLVTEEYLMTLERKAFCSLIVHPKTQERIMGMLSTGKPVRN from the coding sequence ATGTCCCGATTTCAAGTGAAGAAGGTCGCCGTGCTCGGCGCCGGCGTGATGGGCGCGCAGATCGCGGCCCACCTCGTCAACGTGCGCGTTCCGGTCGTACTGTTCGATCTGCCTGCCAAAGAAGGCCCGAAGAACGGCATCGTCACGCGCGCCATCGACAACCTCAAGAAGCTCAAGCCCGCGCCGCTCGGCGACGTGGCCGATGCGGTGCTCATCGAGCAGGCCAACTATGAAGACGACCTGGCCAAGCTCGGCGAGTGCGACCTCATCATCGAGGCCATTGCCGAGCGCATGGACTGGAAGCTCGATCTCTACAAGAAGATCGCGCCGCACGTGGCCAAGCATTCGATCCTGGCCTCGAATACCTCGGGCCTCTCGATCACCAAGCTGAGCGAAGCGCTGCCCGAAGCCCTGAAGCCGCGCTTCTGCGGCATTCACTTCTTCAACCCGCCGCGCTACATGTTCCTTGTGGAGCTGATCAACACGCCCACCACGGAACCGAAGGTGCTCGACGACCTCGAGGCTTTCGTCACCAGCACGCTGGGCAAGGGCGTGGTGCGCGCGCACGACACGCCCAACTTCATTGCCAACCGCGTCGGCATTGCCGGCATGCTGGCCACGCTGAAAGAAGTGGAAAAGTTCGGCCTCACGCCTGACGTGGTGGACGACCTCACGGGCAAGAAGCTGGGCCGCGCGAGCTCGGGAACGTTCCGCACCGCCGACGTGGTGGGCCTGGACACCATGGCCCACGTCGTCAAGACGCTGCAGGACAACCTGAACGCGGAGACCGATCCGTTCTACGCCAACTTCTCGACGCCGCCGGTGCTTGCCAAGCTGCTCGAACTGGGCAACCTCGGCCAGAAAACCAAGGCCGGATTTTTCAAGAAGGTGGGCCGCGACATCCTGCGCTTCGACCTGAAGAGCGGCGAGTATGTGCCCGCAGGCGCCAAGGCCGACGAGGTGTATGGCCGCATGCTCAAGAAGCCCGCGGGCGAGCGCCTGAAGCTGTTGCGCGAGAGCGAAGGGCCGCAAGGACAGTTCCTCTGGGCCATTCTGCGCGACAGCTTCCACTATGCGGCGGTGCACCTGGAAACCATTGCAGAGAGCGCACGCGACATCGACTTTGCGATGCGCTGGGGCTTCGGCATGAAGCAGGGCCCGTTCGAACTCTGGCAGGAAGCCGGCTGGGCGCAGGTTGCCAAGTGGGTGCAGGAAGACATCGACGCCGGCAAGGCGCTGAGCACAGCACCGCTGCCCAAGTGGGTGTTCGAAGGCCCGGTGGCCGAGGCCGGCGGCGTTCATACGCCTGAAGGCTCGTGGAGCGCATCGCAAGGCAAGTTCGTGCCGCAGCGCAAGCTGCCGGTGCATGACCGCCAGCTGTTCCCCGAGAGCGTGCTCGGCGCGAACGCGGCCGACGCCAACACGGCCGGCACCACCATCAGCGACGAAGGCGATGTGCGCGTGTGGACGCTGGACGGTGAAGTGCTCATCGCCAGCATCCATTCGAAGATGCACGCCATCAGCCCCGACGTGGCCGAGGCGCTGGGCGCGGCAGTCGACTTGGCCGAGGCTGAATACAAGGGCCTGGTCATCTGGTCGCCCGACGAGATGTTCTCGGTCGGCGCCGACCTGCAGGCAATGCTGCCGGCCTTCGTGGTCGCGGGCATCGGCGCGGTCGAAGGCGCGGAGGAAGAGCTGCAGAACGTGATGCTCAAGATCCGTTACGCCAACGTGCCGGTGGTCTCCGCGGTGCGCGGCATGGCGCTGGGCGGCGGCTGCGAGCTGGCCGTGTATTCGTCGAAGCGCGTGGCGGCGATGGAAAGCTATATCGGCCTGGTCGAAGTGGGCGTGGGCCTGATACCCGGTGCGGGCGGCCTGACCTACATTGCGCGCCGCGCGGCCGAGAACGCAGCGGCCTCCACGGGCACCGACCTGCTGCCGTTCCTCACCGAAGGCTTCACCGCCGCGGCGATGGCGAAGGTGGGCACGGGCGCTCTCGATTCGAAGAAGCTCGGCTACCTGCTCGACAGCGACGTGATCGTGCCGAATAAGGACGAACTGCTTTACGTGGCGCTGCAGCAGGCCAAGGCCATGGCCGACGCCGGCTACCGCCCGCCGCTGCGCCGCACCTTCCGCGTGGCGGGCCGAAGCGGCGCCGCGACGATCAAGGGACAACTCGTGAACATGCGCGACGGCGGCTTCATCAGCGCGCACGACTTCCACATTGCCAGCCTGATCGCCAACGTGGTGACCGGCGGCGACGTGGACGCAGGATCGCTCGTGACCGAGGAATACCTGATGACGCTGGAACGCAAGGCGTTCTGCTCGCTGATCGTGCATCCGAAGACGCAGGAGCGGATCATGGGGATGCTGAGCACGGGGAAGCCGGTGCGGAACTGA
- a CDS encoding acetyl-CoA C-acyltransferase — MKQIQDAYIVSATRTPIGKSHRGYFRNYRPDDLLATTLKAALAAVPGLDPKAIEDIICGCAIPESQQGLNVARIGAVLAGLPTSIGGITVNRFCASGLSAVQMAADRIRVGEADVMIAAGVESMSMVPMMGNSPSLSPSIFEREGDVGIAYGMGLTAEKVAQQWKVSREAQDEFALASHQKALAAQKAGKFADEITPIEVTDRTPNLESGESIAKTRTVNLDEGARPDTSLEGLAKLRTVFAARGTVTAGNSSQTSDGAGALILASEKAVKQYGLTPLARFVSFASKGVPPHIMGIGPIEAIPAALRYAGLKHEDIDWFELNEAFAAQSLAVINTLGLDPSKVNPMGGAIALGHPLGATGAIRAATVVHALRRENLKYGMVTMCVGMGQGAAGIFERV; from the coding sequence ATGAAACAAATCCAAGACGCCTACATCGTCTCCGCTACCCGCACCCCCATCGGCAAGTCGCACCGCGGCTACTTCCGCAACTACCGTCCCGACGACCTGCTCGCGACCACCCTCAAGGCCGCACTCGCCGCCGTGCCCGGCCTCGACCCCAAGGCCATTGAAGACATCATCTGCGGATGCGCGATCCCGGAATCGCAGCAGGGCCTGAACGTCGCGCGCATCGGCGCCGTACTGGCGGGTCTTCCCACCAGTATCGGCGGCATCACAGTGAACCGCTTCTGCGCTTCGGGCCTCTCTGCAGTGCAGATGGCCGCGGACCGCATCCGCGTCGGTGAGGCCGACGTGATGATCGCCGCCGGTGTCGAAAGCATGAGCATGGTGCCGATGATGGGCAACTCTCCGTCGCTCTCGCCCTCGATCTTCGAGCGCGAAGGCGACGTGGGCATCGCCTACGGCATGGGCCTGACGGCCGAGAAAGTCGCGCAGCAGTGGAAGGTGAGCCGCGAGGCGCAGGACGAGTTCGCGCTCGCCTCGCACCAGAAGGCACTGGCCGCGCAGAAGGCCGGCAAGTTCGCGGACGAGATCACGCCCATCGAAGTGACCGATCGCACGCCGAACCTCGAGTCTGGCGAATCGATTGCGAAGACCCGCACGGTGAACCTCGACGAAGGTGCGCGCCCGGACACCAGCCTTGAAGGCCTGGCCAAGCTGCGCACCGTGTTTGCCGCGCGCGGCACCGTCACCGCGGGCAACAGCTCGCAGACGTCGGACGGCGCTGGCGCCCTCATCCTCGCAAGCGAGAAGGCCGTGAAGCAATACGGCCTCACGCCGCTTGCCCGCTTCGTGAGCTTTGCAAGCAAGGGCGTGCCGCCGCACATCATGGGCATCGGCCCGATCGAGGCGATTCCGGCGGCGTTGCGCTACGCAGGCCTCAAGCATGAGGACATCGACTGGTTCGAACTCAATGAAGCATTCGCCGCGCAGTCGCTCGCAGTCATCAACACGCTGGGGCTCGATCCAAGCAAAGTCAACCCGATGGGCGGCGCGATCGCACTCGGCCACCCGCTCGGTGCGACCGGCGCGATTCGCGCGGCGACCGTGGTGCACGCGCTGCGCCGCGAGAACCTGAAGTACGGCATGGTCACGATGTGCGTAGGCATGGGGCAGGGCGCCGCCGGCATCTTCGAGCGCGTGTAG
- a CDS encoding DUF2147 domain-containing protein has protein sequence MKTTLAAIVLAAISATAMAQSTPVGLWRNVDDKTGEVKAEIRIGEAGGALIGRIEKSLKKDTKSDAICDECTDDRKGKPIAGLEIIRGGKKAEGKDVWEGGKILDPENGKEYRASFTPIDGGKKLEVRGYLGPFWRTQTWNRVQ, from the coding sequence ATGAAAACGACGCTTGCAGCCATCGTCCTTGCTGCCATTTCTGCCACGGCCATGGCGCAGAGCACTCCGGTGGGCCTGTGGCGCAACGTCGACGACAAGACCGGCGAGGTCAAGGCCGAGATCCGCATCGGCGAGGCCGGCGGCGCGCTCATCGGCCGCATCGAGAAGTCGCTGAAGAAAGACACCAAGTCCGACGCGATCTGCGACGAATGCACCGATGACCGCAAGGGCAAGCCCATTGCCGGCCTCGAAATCATCCGTGGCGGCAAGAAGGCCGAGGGGAAAGACGTCTGGGAAGGCGGAAAGATCCTCGACCCCGAGAACGGCAAGGAATACCGCGCGAGCTTCACGCCCATCGACGGCGGCAAGAAGCTCGAGGTGCGCGGATACCTCGGCCCGTTCTGGCGCACTCAAACCTGGAACCGTGTCCAGTAA
- a CDS encoding FAD-dependent oxidoreductase, whose protein sequence is MTAGPTRLIRRVARLEADAHVPVAIVGGGACGLTAALMLADAGVECVVLERDALPSGSTALSSGFIPAPGTRTQRAHGAQGDSAERFAADIQAKAHGRAAPALVDAYARSIGPALDALQERHGLQWMLLDGFLYPGHSVHRMHALPQKTGAALMAALQSAVEAAGIPVLTEALVDTLVLDAEDRVLGIDYTRPDGSRETLACDALLLACNGFGGNAQMVRALLPEMAEATFGGHAGNDGSAILWGESLGARLRDLRGYQGHGSWVTPQGALMSWAVMMEGGVQINSDGRRFHDETQGYSEAAVHVLAQPGGIAWNVFDTPLLALARGFPDFCDAEAAGALRRCESVAALADCIGCEQTVLRATLDAMRGNEPLSDGRVFARALDAPYFAVKVTGALFHTQGGLDTAPDMRVLHHNGTPFANLLAAGGAAGGVSGDAVWGYLSGNGLLSAVAGGYIAARTAAALIHSTKASR, encoded by the coding sequence GTGCGTGGTGCTGGAGCGCGATGCGCTGCCGAGCGGATCGACCGCGCTGTCCTCGGGTTTCATTCCCGCGCCCGGCACCCGCACGCAGCGCGCGCACGGTGCGCAGGGCGACAGTGCCGAGCGCTTTGCCGCCGACATCCAGGCCAAGGCGCACGGACGCGCGGCGCCCGCGCTGGTCGACGCCTATGCAAGGTCCATCGGTCCGGCGCTCGACGCGCTGCAGGAGCGGCACGGGCTGCAGTGGATGCTGCTGGACGGCTTTCTCTATCCGGGGCACAGCGTGCATCGCATGCACGCGCTGCCGCAGAAGACCGGTGCCGCGCTGATGGCCGCGTTGCAGTCGGCGGTAGAGGCAGCGGGCATTCCCGTGCTGACGGAGGCGCTGGTCGATACGCTGGTGCTCGATGCCGAAGACCGCGTGCTCGGCATCGACTACACAAGGCCCGACGGCAGCCGCGAAACGCTGGCCTGCGACGCGCTGCTGCTCGCCTGCAACGGCTTCGGCGGCAACGCGCAGATGGTGCGCGCGCTGCTGCCCGAAATGGCCGAAGCCACCTTCGGCGGGCACGCCGGCAACGACGGCAGCGCGATCCTCTGGGGCGAATCGCTCGGCGCGCGGCTGCGCGACCTCCGCGGCTACCAGGGCCATGGCTCGTGGGTCACGCCGCAAGGGGCGCTGATGTCATGGGCCGTGATGATGGAGGGTGGCGTGCAGATCAACTCCGACGGCCGGCGCTTCCACGACGAGACGCAGGGCTACTCGGAGGCCGCGGTGCATGTGCTCGCGCAGCCGGGCGGCATTGCGTGGAACGTGTTCGATACGCCGCTGCTCGCATTGGCGCGCGGCTTTCCCGACTTCTGTGATGCCGAAGCTGCAGGTGCGCTGCGCCGCTGCGAATCGGTGGCTGCGCTGGCGGATTGCATCGGCTGCGAGCAAACCGTTCTGCGGGCCACGCTTGACGCCATGCGCGGCAACGAGCCCCTGTCCGACGGCCGCGTGTTCGCACGCGCACTCGATGCACCGTACTTCGCGGTGAAGGTCACGGGCGCTCTTTTCCACACCCAAGGCGGCCTCGACACCGCGCCCGACATGCGCGTGCTGCACCACAACGGCACGCCCTTCGCCAACCTGCTTGCGGCCGGCGGCGCGGCGGGCGGCGTGTCGGGTGACGCGGTGTGGGGCTATCTCTCCGGCAACGGCCTCTTGAGCGCCGTGGCCGGCGGCTACATCGCGGCGCGCACTGCCGCCGCATTGATCCATTCGACGAAAGCGTCCAGATGA
- a CDS encoding acyl-CoA dehydrogenase C-terminal domain-containing protein, which produces MPTYNPPVRDMQFVLHEMLNVADELKALPAHAETDADTINAVIEEAGKFAAEVTFPLNISGDEEGCTLDKTTHEVKTPKGFKDAYAKYVEGGWPALSCDPAFGGQGLPFVVNQCLFEMLNSANQAWTMYPGLSHGAYEALVAHGTEEQKKTYLPKLTSGEWTGTMCLTEPHCGTDLGLLRTKAEPQPDGSYRITGSKIFISAGEHDMADNIIHLVLARLPDAPKGSKGISLFVVPKYKVKADGSLGERNPIFCAGLEHKMGIHGNATAQIVIEGATGSLVGEPNKGLQAMFVMMNAARLGVGNQSLGLTEVAYQNALAYAKDRTQMRSLSGVKAKDKEADPIIVHPDVRKMLLTAKAYAEGGRALQIFCTLLLDKEHHHPDEKVRKDSGELVALLTPIVKAFITDNGHIATNACMQVFGGHGFIKEWGMEQFVRDNRINMIYEGTNTIQSLDLLGRKVLGNNGASLKKFGKLVAKLVDEEGVNEKMAEFINPIAGLGDQLTKFTTEIGFKGFQNPDEVGAAAVDYLRVAGHFVFGYLFARMAQVALREIAAGNTDPFYVAKLQTARFYFAKLFPETATLMRTARAGSKVLMDTEAALA; this is translated from the coding sequence ATGCCTACCTACAACCCGCCCGTACGCGACATGCAGTTCGTGCTGCACGAAATGCTCAACGTCGCTGATGAACTCAAGGCGCTTCCGGCCCATGCCGAGACCGATGCCGACACCATCAACGCGGTGATCGAAGAGGCTGGCAAGTTCGCGGCCGAAGTCACCTTCCCGCTCAACATCAGCGGCGACGAAGAGGGCTGCACGCTCGACAAGACCACGCATGAAGTGAAGACGCCGAAGGGCTTCAAGGACGCCTACGCCAAGTACGTCGAAGGCGGCTGGCCTGCGCTGTCGTGCGACCCGGCCTTCGGCGGCCAGGGCCTGCCCTTCGTGGTGAACCAATGCCTGTTCGAAATGCTCAACAGCGCCAACCAGGCCTGGACCATGTACCCGGGCCTTTCGCATGGTGCCTACGAGGCGCTGGTGGCCCACGGCACCGAAGAGCAGAAGAAGACCTACCTGCCCAAGCTCACGAGCGGTGAGTGGACGGGCACCATGTGCCTGACCGAACCCCATTGCGGCACCGACCTGGGCCTGCTTCGCACCAAGGCCGAGCCGCAGCCCGACGGCAGCTACCGCATCACCGGCAGCAAGATATTCATCTCGGCCGGCGAGCACGACATGGCCGACAACATCATCCACCTGGTGCTGGCCCGCCTGCCCGATGCGCCCAAGGGCAGCAAGGGCATCAGCCTGTTCGTGGTGCCCAAGTACAAGGTCAAGGCCGACGGTTCGCTCGGCGAGCGCAACCCGATCTTCTGCGCCGGCCTGGAGCACAAGATGGGCATTCACGGCAACGCCACCGCGCAGATCGTGATCGAAGGCGCCACCGGTTCGCTGGTGGGCGAGCCGAACAAAGGCCTGCAGGCCATGTTCGTGATGATGAACGCCGCCCGCCTGGGCGTGGGCAACCAGTCGCTGGGCCTGACCGAAGTGGCCTACCAGAACGCCCTGGCCTATGCCAAGGACCGCACGCAGATGCGCTCGCTCTCGGGCGTGAAGGCCAAGGACAAGGAAGCCGACCCGATCATCGTGCACCCCGACGTGCGCAAGATGCTGCTCACCGCCAAGGCGTATGCCGAAGGCGGCCGCGCGCTGCAGATCTTCTGCACGCTGCTGCTCGACAAGGAGCACCACCATCCCGACGAGAAGGTGCGCAAGGACTCGGGCGAGCTGGTGGCGCTGCTCACGCCCATCGTCAAGGCCTTCATCACCGACAACGGCCACATCGCGACCAACGCGTGCATGCAGGTGTTCGGCGGCCACGGCTTCATCAAGGAATGGGGCATGGAGCAGTTCGTGCGGGACAACCGCATCAACATGATCTATGAAGGCACCAACACCATCCAGTCGCTCGACCTGCTGGGCCGCAAGGTGCTGGGCAACAACGGCGCGTCGCTCAAGAAGTTCGGCAAACTGGTTGCGAAGCTGGTCGACGAAGAAGGTGTGAACGAAAAGATGGCCGAGTTCATCAACCCGATTGCGGGCCTTGGCGACCAGCTCACCAAGTTCACGACCGAAATCGGCTTCAAGGGCTTCCAGAACCCCGACGAAGTGGGCGCTGCCGCCGTGGACTACCTGCGCGTGGCCGGCCACTTCGTCTTCGGCTACCTGTTCGCCCGCATGGCACAGGTGGCACTGCGCGAAATTGCTGCCGGCAACACCGATCCCTTCTACGTCGCAAAGCTGCAGACGGCGCGCTTCTACTTTGCCAAGCTGTTCCCGGAGACGGCAACGCTGATGCGCACGGCGCGCGCCGGCAGCAAGGTGCTGATGGACACGGAAGCGGCGCTGGCCTGA
- a CDS encoding isocitrate lyase/PEP mutase family protein, with amino-acid sequence MTNPSFKTRLARNDIVLAPGVYDALSALVAEQAGFEALYLSGASIAYTRLGRSDVGLTTFTEVADTLARITERVSLPVIVDADTGFGNALNTQRTVRGFERAGAAMVQIEDQTFPKRCGHLDGKAVVPEREMVGKLKAALDARTSSDTLILARTDAVAVEGLEAALDRAEAYLACGVDALFIEALRSPEQMDAACQRFAGRVPLLANMVEGGKTPIQDADALQKHGFRIAIFPGGTARAVAHTLQGYYASLHRHRTTQPWRPQMLDFDALNDVIGTPELMRIGQKYD; translated from the coding sequence ATGACGAACCCCTCCTTCAAGACCCGGCTCGCGCGCAACGACATCGTGCTCGCACCCGGCGTGTATGACGCGCTCAGCGCATTGGTGGCCGAGCAGGCCGGCTTCGAGGCGCTGTACCTCTCGGGCGCCTCCATCGCCTACACCCGGCTGGGCCGCTCCGACGTGGGCCTGACCACCTTCACCGAGGTGGCCGATACGCTCGCTCGCATCACCGAGCGCGTGAGCCTGCCGGTGATCGTCGATGCCGACACCGGCTTCGGCAACGCGCTCAACACACAGCGCACGGTGCGCGGCTTCGAGCGCGCGGGCGCGGCGATGGTGCAGATCGAGGACCAGACCTTTCCCAAGCGCTGCGGCCATCTCGATGGCAAGGCCGTGGTGCCCGAGCGCGAGATGGTCGGCAAGCTCAAGGCCGCACTCGACGCGCGCACCTCGAGCGACACGCTGATCCTCGCGCGCACCGATGCGGTGGCGGTCGAAGGGCTGGAGGCCGCGCTCGACCGCGCCGAGGCGTACCTCGCCTGCGGCGTGGATGCGCTCTTCATCGAGGCGCTGCGCTCGCCCGAGCAGATGGACGCGGCCTGCCAGCGCTTCGCTGGCCGTGTGCCGCTGCTCGCCAACATGGTCGAAGGCGGCAAGACGCCGATCCAGGATGCGGACGCGCTGCAGAAGCACGGCTTTCGCATCGCGATCTTTCCGGGCGGCACGGCGCGCGCGGTGGCGCACACCCTGCAGGGCTACTACGCCAGCCTGCACCGGCACCGCACCACGCAGCCGTGGCGGCCGCAGATGCTGGACTTCGACGCGCTCAACGACGTGATCGGCACGCCGGAGCTGATGCGCATCGGCCAGAAATACGACTGA
- a CDS encoding TetR/AcrR family transcriptional regulator, with translation MSVNAVPAKPVRAAQKGQQTKAVIVDAALALAAQIGLEGLSIGAVAEITKMSKSGVFAHFGSREELQISVVREYHARFEQEVFFPALEAPRGLPRLRAMFANWMKRTSAEIDSGCIYISGASEFDDRPGPVRDALVESVSIWQAAVLRAIVQSKSEGHLRADADERQVAFEIHGLILALHYEARFLQVPGSIGRANTGFDNILARSATPDAPPAAQPAAAKPAARRLKPVR, from the coding sequence ATGTCTGTCAATGCCGTTCCCGCCAAGCCGGTCCGCGCCGCCCAGAAGGGCCAGCAGACCAAGGCCGTCATCGTCGACGCGGCGCTGGCGCTGGCTGCGCAGATCGGGCTCGAGGGCCTGTCGATCGGCGCCGTGGCCGAAATCACCAAGATGAGCAAGTCGGGCGTGTTCGCCCACTTCGGTTCGCGCGAGGAACTGCAGATCTCGGTGGTGCGCGAGTATCACGCACGTTTCGAGCAAGAGGTGTTTTTTCCGGCGCTCGAGGCGCCCCGCGGCCTGCCGCGCCTGCGCGCCATGTTTGCCAACTGGATGAAGCGCACCTCGGCCGAGATCGATTCCGGCTGCATCTACATCAGCGGCGCCTCCGAATTCGACGACCGCCCCGGCCCGGTGCGCGATGCGCTCGTGGAGTCGGTCAGCATCTGGCAGGCGGCCGTTCTGCGCGCCATCGTGCAATCGAAGAGCGAAGGCCATCTGCGCGCCGACGCCGACGAGCGGCAGGTTGCCTTCGAAATCCACGGCCTGATCCTCGCGCTGCACTACGAAGCACGCTTTTTGCAGGTGCCGGGCTCCATCGGCCGCGCGAACACCGGCTTCGACAACATCCTCGCGCGCAGCGCCACGCCCGATGCGCCGCCTGCAGCCCAGCCTGCAGCCGCAAAACCTGCTGCCCGCCGGCTCAAGCCCGTGCGCTGA
- a CDS encoding SDR family oxidoreductase — translation MTSVQDNIRGKVAIVTGASSGLGESTARHLAARGAKVVLAARRTDRLDKVVAEIREAGGEAIAVATDVARRADLDKLAAATVEAFGRIDVLVNNAGVMPLSPIDKLKVDEWDRTIDVNIKGVLYGIAAVLPRMQAQGSGHIVNVASIAGLKVFTPIGTVYSATKHAVRAISEGLRVEMGNSGVRVTIVSPGAVDSELKFGSTDAESAAGVKAFYEANQIPADSVARAVVYAVEQPADVDINEVVLRPVAQEF, via the coding sequence ATGACATCCGTTCAAGACAACATCCGCGGCAAGGTTGCCATCGTCACCGGCGCGAGCAGCGGGCTCGGCGAATCGACCGCCCGCCATCTGGCGGCGCGCGGCGCCAAGGTGGTGCTTGCGGCGCGCCGCACCGACCGGCTCGACAAGGTGGTCGCCGAAATCCGCGAGGCGGGCGGCGAAGCCATTGCCGTTGCCACCGACGTGGCCCGGCGCGCCGACCTGGACAAGCTCGCGGCCGCAACCGTCGAGGCCTTCGGCCGCATCGACGTGCTGGTCAACAATGCGGGCGTGATGCCGCTGTCGCCCATCGACAAGCTCAAGGTCGACGAGTGGGACCGCACCATCGACGTCAACATCAAGGGCGTGCTCTACGGCATTGCCGCGGTGCTGCCGCGCATGCAGGCCCAGGGCAGCGGCCACATCGTCAACGTCGCCTCCATTGCCGGGCTGAAGGTGTTCACGCCCATCGGCACCGTGTACAGCGCAACCAAGCACGCCGTGCGCGCCATCTCCGAGGGGCTGCGCGTGGAAATGGGCAACAGCGGCGTGCGCGTGACCATCGTGTCGCCCGGCGCTGTCGATTCGGAACTGAAGTTCGGCAGCACCGACGCTGAAAGCGCGGCCGGCGTAAAGGCTTTCTACGAGGCCAACCAGATCCCCGCCGACTCCGTGGCCCGCGCTGTGGTCTATGCGGTGGAGCAGCCCGCGGACGTGGACATCAATGAGGTGGTGCTGCGGCCGGTTGCTCAGGAGTTCTGA
- a CDS encoding LysR family transcriptional regulator, producing the protein MANRLEALRVFCTAADAANFREAAVRLSVSPQVVTRAVRELEEELGEPLFHRSTRGVQLTDFGRQLAERARVAVGGVDELFHQIDRRTLSRHAGTVRVTAPHMYARLIPQALAPLLAAHPGLVLDLRLSEQHADVVDEQIDIGIRVGPMRDARFVARTVGKMPLHVVGAPALIERVGTPQSLDALSALPLTALIDLSSGRPWPWAFSKRRIVTVTSPAFVTDDIDAECAAVLAGVGFGQLIAPLAEPWLQTGALVAVLEADAPEPWPINVYRPQRAPVPARVRLVYDELIRVLR; encoded by the coding sequence ATGGCCAACCGCCTCGAAGCCCTGCGCGTGTTCTGCACCGCCGCGGATGCCGCCAACTTCCGCGAGGCGGCCGTGCGCCTGTCGGTGTCGCCCCAGGTGGTGACGCGCGCGGTGCGCGAGCTCGAAGAAGAACTGGGCGAGCCGCTGTTCCACCGCAGCACGCGCGGCGTGCAACTCACCGATTTCGGCCGGCAGCTTGCGGAGCGCGCCCGCGTGGCGGTGGGCGGCGTGGACGAGCTGTTTCACCAGATCGACCGGCGCACGCTGTCCCGCCATGCGGGCACGGTGCGGGTCACGGCGCCGCACATGTATGCGCGGCTCATTCCGCAGGCGCTGGCGCCGCTGCTGGCGGCCCACCCGGGGCTGGTGCTCGACCTGCGCCTGTCCGAGCAGCATGCCGACGTGGTCGACGAGCAGATCGACATCGGCATCCGCGTGGGGCCGATGCGTGATGCGCGCTTTGTGGCGCGCACCGTCGGGAAAATGCCGCTGCATGTGGTGGGCGCACCGGCACTCATCGAAAGGGTCGGCACGCCGCAAAGCCTCGATGCGCTTTCGGCGCTGCCGCTCACCGCGCTGATCGACCTGAGCTCGGGCCGCCCCTGGCCGTGGGCTTTCAGCAAGCGGCGCATCGTCACTGTGACGTCGCCGGCCTTCGTGACTGACGACATCGATGCCGAATGTGCCGCCGTGCTGGCCGGCGTCGGCTTCGGCCAGCTCATCGCGCCGCTGGCGGAACCCTGGCTGCAAACGGGTGCGCTCGTGGCCGTGCTGGAGGCCGATGCACCGGAGCCATGGCCGATCAACGTCTACCGCCCTCAGCGCGCCCCGGTGCCGGCGCGCGTGCGGCTGGTGTACGACGAGCTGATCCGGGTGCTGCGCTGA